One genomic segment of Roseovarius carneus includes these proteins:
- a CDS encoding SCO family protein — MTRTFAIAATVAVSALLGASYYLTMGKSGGEFAQCKQGSIAGGASSIGGPFTLVNGAGDTVTSEQVLTKPSLIYFGYTFCPDVCPLDVARNAVAVEILEEEGLDVQPVFISIDPERDTPEVVADFVAAQHPNMVGLTGSPEQVKMASQAYRTFYSKQPAAPGEEDYYLVDHTTFTYLTLPERGFVEFFRRDLGPEAMAEQVACFVNAS, encoded by the coding sequence ATGACCCGCACATTTGCCATCGCCGCAACCGTCGCTGTGAGCGCCCTTTTGGGGGCAAGCTATTACCTGACCATGGGCAAAAGCGGCGGAGAGTTTGCGCAATGTAAGCAAGGCAGCATCGCGGGTGGAGCCAGTTCCATCGGTGGGCCCTTCACCCTCGTGAACGGGGCGGGCGACACGGTAACAAGCGAGCAGGTGCTTACCAAACCGTCGCTGATCTATTTCGGCTATACATTCTGCCCCGATGTCTGCCCGCTGGATGTGGCGCGCAATGCGGTGGCGGTTGAAATCCTTGAGGAAGAGGGGCTTGACGTGCAGCCCGTCTTTATCTCCATCGACCCTGAGCGCGACACCCCGGAAGTGGTTGCAGATTTCGTGGCGGCCCAGCACCCCAATATGGTAGGTCTCACCGGATCGCCCGAGCAGGTCAAAATGGCAAGCCAAGCCTATCGCACATTCTACTCCAAACAGCCCGCCGCACCCGGCGAGGAAGACTATTACCTCGTGGATCACACGACGTTCACCTACCTCACCCTGCCGGAGCGTGGATTTGTGGAATTCTTCCGCCGTGACCTGGGACCAGAGGCGATGGCAGAACAGGTCGCATGTTTCGTAAACGCCAGTTGA
- a CDS encoding HD domain-containing protein, whose protein sequence is MPKPRAWQKMLSGRRLDLLDPTPVDIEIEDIAHGLAFVARWNGQTLGDFAYSVAEHSLLVEQIFARIAPKAPPKWRLAALLHDAPEYVIGDMISPVKAAVGPDYDELDRRLTAAIHIRFGLPAAIPLAIKKQIKKADKVSAWMEATQIAGFERAEADKFFGCPDPTLMEGLSLRLRPPMQARADYTARTAELLAAMS, encoded by the coding sequence ATGCCCAAACCCCGCGCATGGCAAAAGATGCTCTCGGGCCGCAGGCTTGACCTGCTGGACCCGACTCCGGTCGATATCGAAATCGAGGACATCGCGCATGGCCTCGCTTTCGTCGCGCGCTGGAACGGGCAGACACTGGGCGATTTCGCCTATTCCGTGGCCGAACATTCGCTGCTGGTGGAGCAGATCTTCGCACGTATCGCACCCAAAGCCCCGCCCAAATGGCGTCTCGCCGCCCTCCTGCATGACGCGCCTGAATACGTGATCGGCGATATGATCTCGCCGGTGAAAGCCGCCGTGGGGCCAGATTATGACGAACTTGACCGCCGCTTGACCGCCGCGATCCATATTCGCTTCGGCCTGCCTGCTGCGATCCCCCTGGCGATCAAAAAACAAATCAAGAAGGCCGACAAGGTCAGCGCATGGATGGAAGCCACCCAGATCGCCGGGTTCGAGCGTGCGGAAGCCGACAAATTCTTCGGATGCCCCGATCCCACGCTGATGGAGGGCCTGTCGCTGCGCCTGCGCCCGCCCATGCAAGCCCGCGCAGATTACACGGCACGCACCGCCGAATTGCTGGCGGCCATGTCATGA
- a CDS encoding DUF2853 family protein, with amino-acid sequence MGKRDDLIAQYADDLKNKCGMTPDMDLLTKVTIGCGPAIYNADASTVAGSQPSELETVKENFLMKKLGLPDGPNLMEAINAVLETYGRSERNKYRAVVYYMLTKHFGKEAVFG; translated from the coding sequence ATGGGCAAACGTGATGACCTGATCGCGCAATACGCAGACGATCTGAAAAACAAATGCGGGATGACGCCCGATATGGACCTTCTCACCAAGGTCACAATCGGCTGCGGTCCCGCGATCTACAACGCGGATGCCTCGACTGTCGCCGGCTCGCAGCCGTCCGAGCTTGAGACGGTGAAGGAGAACTTCCTCATGAAGAAGCTGGGTCTGCCGGATGGTCCGAACCTGATGGAAGCGATCAACGCTGTTCTGGAGACCTATGGCCGCTCCGAGCGCAACAAATATCGCGCCGTCGTCTATTACATGCTGACCAAACATTTCGGCAAGGAAGCGGTCTTCGGTTGA
- a CDS encoding D-2-hydroxyacid dehydrogenase — translation MSRTAPRILIHNSETDTLATRLAASVPEADIATHESYEGLSDVMAKFRPDVAYSVAFKGRQGFPRDAFLGADGPEWITVGGAGVDHLVPWDTGAVTVCNSAGVAAGMMAEYTMGMILHFTLDVPGLQADQGARHWEPQRRMVPMQGKTMLIVGLGQNGHAVAQRAKAFGCTVIGTRARPCQMDHVDEVHAPDALPALWGRADFVVIATPLVPSTRGMVDAAAFTAMKPSAILVDISRGGVVDGPACAAAMVAGQIAGAALDVFEVEPLPHDSPMWTLSNVIVSPHCSAVYTEWAMQSFELFIANLARWQAGETLNNIVSPDRGY, via the coding sequence ATGAGCCGCACCGCCCCCCGTATTCTTATCCACAACAGCGAGACGGACACACTCGCCACACGTCTGGCCGCATCTGTGCCGGAGGCCGACATCGCAACCCATGAAAGCTATGAGGGTCTTTCGGATGTGATGGCCAAGTTCCGCCCAGACGTGGCCTATTCCGTTGCGTTCAAGGGGCGGCAAGGGTTCCCGCGTGATGCGTTTCTGGGTGCAGATGGGCCGGAATGGATCACTGTGGGTGGGGCGGGTGTGGATCATCTGGTGCCTTGGGATACGGGCGCTGTGACTGTTTGCAATTCCGCCGGCGTGGCTGCCGGGATGATGGCGGAATACACAATGGGGATGATCCTGCATTTCACGCTGGACGTGCCGGGGCTTCAGGCGGATCAGGGCGCGCGCCATTGGGAGCCACAGCGCAGGATGGTGCCGATGCAGGGCAAGACCATGCTGATCGTGGGGCTGGGCCAGAACGGGCACGCTGTGGCCCAGCGCGCAAAGGCATTCGGCTGTACCGTGATCGGCACGCGCGCACGGCCTTGCCAGATGGATCACGTGGATGAGGTGCACGCCCCTGACGCGCTCCCCGCGCTTTGGGGCCGCGCGGATTTCGTGGTCATCGCCACGCCGCTTGTGCCATCCACGCGCGGTATGGTCGATGCCGCCGCCTTCACCGCCATGAAACCAAGCGCGATCCTCGTCGATATCTCGCGCGGGGGGGTGGTAGACGGGCCGGCCTGCGCGGCCGCCATGGTGGCGGGACAGATCGCAGGGGCCGCACTTGATGTGTTTGAGGTGGAGCCATTGCCGCATGACAGCCCCATGTGGACCCTCTCCAACGTGATCGTCTCGCCGCATTGCTCGGCGGTCTATACCGAATGGGCGATGCAATCCTTCGAGCTTTTCATCGCCAATCTGGCCCGCTGGCAGGCGGGCGAGACATTGAACAACATTGTCAGCCCCGACCGGGGGTATTAA
- a CDS encoding GNAT family N-acetyltransferase codes for MITVEKPNALDAGPMANLLNAIIKEGGTTAHTKSLTAADMTEMMAFAPAQSAWHIARDTAGHLVGFQFIEPLKTLPPEACDIATFVQMGRTGLGIGSALFTATARAAKAMGYVWINANIRADNEGGLIYYQSRGFRDYGRIDGMTLASGLTVDKILKRYDI; via the coding sequence ATGATCACGGTCGAAAAGCCAAACGCGCTGGATGCAGGCCCGATGGCAAACCTGCTCAACGCGATCATCAAAGAGGGCGGTACCACGGCCCATACCAAATCCTTGACCGCCGCCGATATGACCGAAATGATGGCATTCGCCCCCGCCCAATCGGCATGGCATATCGCGCGTGACACAGCCGGACATCTCGTCGGGTTTCAGTTTATTGAGCCGCTCAAGACCCTCCCACCCGAGGCCTGCGATATCGCCACTTTCGTGCAGATGGGCCGCACAGGGCTTGGCATCGGGTCTGCTCTTTTTACTGCCACAGCGCGGGCCGCCAAGGCGATGGGCTATGTCTGGATCAACGCCAATATCCGCGCCGATAATGAGGGCGGGTTGATCTATTACCAATCACGCGGGTTCAGGGATTATGGCCGCATAGATGGGATGACCCTTGCTTCCGGTCTCACCGTGGACAAGATCCTCAAACGCTACGATATCTGA
- the regB gene encoding sensor histidine kinase RegB — protein sequence MTNNSSVRITPRHGGTWIRLRTLILLRWWAVFGQIAAMIIAERYYNLSLEMELLYLVIGVSVVSNLVATFVFPQNKRLSETENLLVVFFDMLQLGLMLYLTGGLHNPFSLLIVGPVIVSASALSPRSTVLLGLTAIVIVSALVEFHLPLRTDQGFILEMPDIFLFGNWVAITIAIVFLGVYSRWVVSEIRAMSDALQATQMALAREQKLTDLGGVVAAAAHELGTPLATIKLASSELADELEEGSDLREDALLIREQADRCRDILRSMGRTGKDDIHLRSAPLTAVVEEAAEPHRARGKAVHFDHGVGGGSIFDQPNILRRPEVIHGLRNLIQNGVDFARDTVWIESSWTDTTVTLRIMDNGRGYPPHLLGRIGDPLMRRRGKGGDPQRPEYEGMGLGLFIAKTLLERSGADLSFANGADSFRADEALSPRTGAFVEVVWPRSALDAGDSEIGLGLNQPFKA from the coding sequence ATGACAAATAATTCATCCGTTCGCATCACTCCGCGCCATGGCGGGACGTGGATCAGGCTGCGAACACTGATCCTTTTGCGGTGGTGGGCCGTCTTCGGACAAATCGCCGCAATGATCATCGCAGAGCGGTATTATAACTTGAGCCTTGAGATGGAGCTTCTCTATCTGGTCATCGGCGTGTCTGTGGTGAGCAATCTTGTCGCCACGTTTGTGTTTCCTCAAAACAAGCGGCTGAGCGAGACAGAAAACCTCCTCGTGGTCTTCTTCGACATGCTTCAGCTAGGGCTGATGCTCTATCTCACGGGCGGGCTGCACAATCCGTTTTCGCTTTTGATCGTGGGCCCGGTCATTGTCTCGGCTTCGGCGCTTTCCCCGCGCTCCACGGTGCTTTTGGGTCTGACGGCGATTGTGATTGTGTCGGCACTGGTGGAGTTCCATCTCCCGCTCAGGACGGATCAAGGATTTATTCTGGAAATGCCGGATATTTTCCTTTTCGGCAATTGGGTGGCGATCACCATCGCAATTGTGTTTCTGGGGGTCTATTCCCGCTGGGTCGTGTCTGAAATTCGCGCGATGTCCGATGCGCTTCAGGCCACGCAGATGGCGCTAGCCCGTGAGCAAAAGTTGACCGATCTGGGCGGTGTCGTGGCGGCGGCGGCGCATGAGCTGGGCACACCTTTGGCCACGATCAAACTGGCCAGTTCCGAGCTTGCCGATGAGCTGGAGGAGGGCAGCGATCTGCGTGAGGATGCTCTGCTAATCCGCGAACAGGCAGACCGCTGCCGCGATATCCTGCGCTCCATGGGGCGGACCGGGAAGGACGATATCCACTTGCGCAGCGCACCTCTCACGGCAGTGGTTGAGGAGGCCGCAGAGCCCCACAGGGCCCGCGGCAAGGCGGTGCATTTCGATCACGGCGTAGGGGGTGGATCAATCTTCGATCAGCCCAATATCCTGCGCCGCCCCGAGGTGATCCATGGCCTGCGCAACCTGATCCAGAATGGCGTGGATTTTGCGCGCGATACGGTCTGGATCGAGAGCAGCTGGACAGACACGACCGTGACTCTGCGGATCATGGATAACGGGCGCGGATACCCACCCCATTTGCTGGGGCGCATCGGTGATCCGCTGATGCGGCGGCGCGGCAAGGGGGGCGATCCACAGCGCCCAGAATATGAGGGCATGGGGCTTGGCCTGTTCATCGCCAAGACATTGCTGGAGCGGTCCGGGGCCGATCTCAGCTTTGCCAACGGAGCAGACTCGTTTCGTGCGGATGAGGCCCTGTCGCCACGCACCGGCGCGTTTGTCGAGGTGGTCTGGCCGCGCAGCGCACTTGATGCGGGCGACAGCGAGATTGGGCTGGGCCTGAACCAGCCTTTCAAGGCCTGA
- the ahcY gene encoding adenosylhomocysteinase, with translation MANDYIVKDISLAAYGRKELDIAETEMPGLMALREEFGAEQPLKGARIVGSLHMTIQTAVLIETLNALGADVRWASCNIFSTQDHAAAAIAEGGTPVFAIKGQTLEEHWDYLDKSFMFAEGANMILDDGGDATLYVLLGARAEAGEEIIPVPQSEEEEAIKKQIAKRMKASPGWFTKTRDAIQGVSEETTTGVHRLYELHKNGQLPFPAINVNDSVTKSKFDNKYGCKESLVDGIRRATDTMMAGKVAVVMGYGDVGKGSAASLQGAGARVKVTEVDPICALQAAMDGFEVVLLEDVVSSADIFITTTGNKDVIRIEHMREMKDMAIVGNIGHFDNEIQVASLKNHKWTNIKEQVDMIEMPNGHRLILLSEGRLLNLGNATGHPSFVMSASFTNQVLAQMELWQKGDDYKPGVYILPKHLDEKVARLHLDRIGVKLTKMDPEQAAYIGVNPEGPYKPEHYRY, from the coding sequence ATGGCCAACGACTATATTGTAAAAGACATAAGCTTGGCGGCCTATGGCCGTAAAGAGCTGGATATCGCCGAAACCGAGATGCCGGGCCTGATGGCGCTGCGCGAGGAATTTGGTGCCGAACAGCCCCTCAAAGGCGCGCGGATCGTGGGCAGCTTGCACATGACCATCCAGACGGCGGTTCTCATCGAGACGCTCAATGCGCTGGGCGCGGATGTGCGCTGGGCCTCGTGCAACATCTTCTCCACGCAGGACCACGCGGCGGCGGCGATTGCCGAAGGTGGCACGCCCGTCTTCGCGATCAAGGGCCAGACGCTGGAAGAGCATTGGGACTATCTCGACAAATCGTTCATGTTTGCTGAGGGTGCGAACATGATCCTCGACGACGGGGGCGATGCCACGCTTTATGTCCTTCTGGGCGCGCGCGCCGAGGCGGGCGAAGAGATCATCCCGGTGCCGCAATCCGAAGAGGAAGAGGCGATCAAGAAACAGATCGCCAAGCGCATGAAAGCGAGCCCCGGCTGGTTCACCAAGACGCGCGATGCGATCCAAGGCGTCTCCGAGGAGACCACGACCGGTGTGCACCGCCTTTACGAGCTGCACAAGAATGGCCAACTGCCCTTCCCTGCGATCAACGTGAACGACAGCGTCACCAAATCGAAATTCGACAATAAATATGGCTGCAAAGAGAGCCTTGTGGACGGTATCCGCCGCGCGACCGACACGATGATGGCCGGGAAGGTTGCCGTTGTGATGGGGTACGGCGATGTGGGCAAAGGCTCTGCTGCGTCATTGCAGGGCGCGGGCGCGCGCGTGAAAGTGACCGAAGTAGATCCGATCTGTGCGCTTCAGGCCGCAATGGACGGATTCGAGGTTGTTCTGCTGGAGGATGTCGTGTCGTCCGCCGATATCTTCATCACCACCACCGGCAACAAGGACGTGATCCGCATCGAGCATATGCGCGAGATGAAGGACATGGCCATCGTCGGCAATATCGGCCATTTCGATAACGAGATTCAGGTGGCCAGCCTCAAGAACCACAAATGGACCAACATCAAAGAGCAAGTGGACATGATCGAGATGCCCAACGGGCACCGCCTGATCCTGCTCTCCGAGGGCCGCTTGCTGAACCTTGGCAACGCCACGGGCCACCCGTCTTTCGTGATGTCTGCGTCCTTCACCAATCAGGTTCTGGCGCAGATGGAACTGTGGCAGAAGGGCGACGACTATAAGCCCGGTGTCTACATCCTGCCCAAGCATCTCGATGAGAAGGTTGCGCGCCTGCATCTGGACCGGATTGGCGTGAAGCTGACCAAGATGGACCCCGAGCAAGCCGCCTATATCGGCGTGAACCCTGAGGGCCCCTACAAGCCTGAGCATTACCGCTACTAA
- a CDS encoding MmgE/PrpD family protein encodes MITPSHTPNDAQFERIAAFGLGHLEVPEAALRHCATLLIDTLGVAAGAAGMQAGRITRQFAVDYHMPGPGGAAATMLFDGRRASMPGAIWAVASQIDNLDGHDGYNPTKGHIGCAVVSALIALAKHREMSGREALTALAMS; translated from the coding sequence ATGATCACACCCAGTCACACGCCGAATGATGCACAATTCGAGCGTATCGCCGCCTTCGGGCTTGGTCATCTTGAGGTGCCCGAGGCGGCGCTGCGCCACTGTGCGACGCTGCTGATCGACACGTTGGGCGTGGCGGCGGGAGCGGCGGGGATGCAGGCGGGGCGGATCACGCGACAATTCGCCGTCGATTACCACATGCCAGGGCCGGGCGGTGCAGCGGCAACCATGCTCTTTGACGGCAGGCGCGCGTCGATGCCCGGCGCGATCTGGGCCGTGGCGAGCCAGATCGACAATCTTGACGGGCATGACGGGTATAACCCCACGAAGGGCCATATTGGCTGCGCCGTGGTGTCCGCGCTCATTGCGCTGGCAAAGCACCGGGAGATGAGCGGGCGCGAGGCGCTGACGGCGCTTGCCATGTCCTAA
- a CDS encoding GNAT family N-acetyltransferase — MKRLDTSKETLLEMPCGAQLDLARPRSSGILSDAELAVCRSHNIPLAYDPVQTGWVSALCEDDIESDMQHAAPARPVRSQIARAPQVNALHPQYQLRAWEPSDLQTYMALLDDADVWAHLPEVYPDPLSADMAEALIELSNASNHHRVFAIIRNTSIVGQVRLLYDVDDTDPGAAEISYWLGRGFWGKGIGTDIVTLFTARCFAEHGGLTSIIARVRAGNTASERALLKAGYEAEGQDPKDAAWTIYRVRRG, encoded by the coding sequence ATGAAAAGGCTCGACACGTCGAAAGAAACTCTGCTTGAGATGCCCTGCGGTGCTCAGCTTGATCTCGCGCGCCCGCGCAGCAGCGGCATCCTCAGCGATGCGGAGCTGGCTGTGTGTCGCAGCCACAATATCCCTCTTGCTTATGATCCCGTGCAAACAGGCTGGGTGTCGGCGCTGTGCGAGGATGACATTGAGAGTGATATGCAGCACGCCGCACCTGCGCGCCCCGTCCGCAGCCAGATTGCCCGCGCCCCTCAGGTCAACGCGCTTCACCCGCAATACCAATTGCGCGCGTGGGAACCATCTGATTTGCAAACCTATATGGCGCTGCTTGACGATGCGGACGTGTGGGCGCATCTGCCCGAGGTCTATCCTGATCCGCTCAGCGCCGATATGGCCGAGGCGCTTATTGAGCTTTCCAACGCATCGAACCACCACCGGGTGTTTGCCATCATACGCAACACCTCCATCGTCGGGCAGGTGCGGCTTCTTTATGATGTGGATGACACTGATCCGGGCGCGGCCGAGATCAGCTATTGGCTGGGCCGCGGCTTTTGGGGCAAAGGCATCGGCACGGATATCGTGACACTTTTCACCGCGCGCTGCTTTGCCGAACATGGCGGGCTGACCTCAATCATCGCGCGCGTCCGTGCGGGCAATACGGCCTCCGAGAGGGCACTTTTGAAGGCCGGATATGAGGCCGAGGGCCAAGACCCCAAAGACGCCGCCTGGACAATCTATCGCGTCCGGCGCGGCTAA
- a CDS encoding ActR/PrrA/RegA family redox response regulator transcription factor, translating to MSDTGYNIGPDKSLLLVDDDEPFLRRLAKAMEKRGFDVETAGSVAGGKAIATARPPAYAVCDLRLEDGNGLDVVEVIREKRPDSRVVVLTGYGAIATAVAAVKIGATDYLSKPADATDIINALLATGDELPPPPENPMSADRVRWEHIQRVYELCDRNVSETARRLNMHRRTLQRILAKRSPR from the coding sequence ATGAGCGATACAGGTTACAATATTGGTCCGGATAAATCGCTGCTTTTGGTGGATGATGATGAGCCGTTTCTGCGCCGTCTGGCCAAGGCCATGGAAAAACGCGGCTTTGACGTGGAGACCGCCGGATCGGTTGCGGGCGGCAAGGCGATCGCTACGGCGCGGCCCCCCGCCTATGCGGTCTGTGATCTGAGGCTTGAGGATGGCAATGGGCTGGACGTGGTCGAGGTGATCCGCGAGAAGCGGCCCGATAGCCGGGTTGTTGTGCTGACGGGGTATGGTGCGATTGCGACGGCTGTGGCGGCTGTGAAGATCGGGGCCACAGATTATCTTTCAAAACCGGCGGATGCGACGGATATCATCAACGCGCTTTTGGCGACGGGTGATGAGCTTCCCCCGCCGCCAGAAAATCCAATGAGTGCGGATCGCGTGCGTTGGGAGCATATCCAGCGGGTCTATGAGCTGTGTGACCGCAATGTGAGCGAGACGGCGCGGCGGCTGAACATGCATCGGCGGACGTTGCAGCGCATCCTCGCAAAACGCTCTCCGCGCTAG
- the folE2 gene encoding GTP cyclohydrolase FolE2, protein MNHHNMDLHKMPDRDDAQSALDVLRRWAADASPEEVADLEPAIARLIPGGAVSNYPSLSRKYPDEFEADAAYRATMPDLQNGPTSLIRGSKQQLQHVGISNFRLPIRFHTRDGSDLTLETSVTGTVSLEAEKKGINMSRIMRSFYKHAEKTFSFEVIEAALDDYISDLDTVDARIQMRFSYPAKVKSLRSGLEGYQYYDIALELVETDGVRRKFMHLDYVYSSTCPCSLELSEHARQTRGQLATPHSQRSVARISVEVTEGEVLWFEDLIEHARAAVPTETQVMVKREDEQAFAELNAANPIFVEDAARLFCERLLSDARIGDFRVIASHQESLHSHDAVSILVEGDTFSAQSIDPKLFGTLIHVG, encoded by the coding sequence ATGAACCATCACAACATGGATTTGCACAAAATGCCTGATCGTGATGATGCGCAAAGCGCGCTGGATGTTCTGCGCCGCTGGGCCGCGGATGCAAGTCCTGAAGAAGTGGCCGATCTGGAGCCTGCGATTGCGCGGCTCATTCCGGGCGGTGCCGTCTCGAATTATCCCAGCCTGTCGCGTAAATACCCAGATGAGTTTGAGGCTGACGCGGCCTATCGCGCCACCATGCCCGACCTGCAAAACGGTCCGACCTCGCTCATCCGTGGCTCCAAGCAGCAATTGCAGCATGTGGGGATCTCGAATTTCCGCCTACCCATCCGCTTTCATACGCGCGACGGATCTGACCTGACGCTTGAGACCTCGGTGACAGGCACGGTCAGCCTTGAGGCCGAGAAGAAGGGCATCAACATGTCCCGAATCATGCGCAGCTTTTACAAACACGCCGAGAAAACCTTCAGCTTTGAGGTGATCGAGGCAGCGCTTGATGATTACATCAGCGATCTCGACACGGTTGATGCGCGGATTCAGATGCGGTTCTCCTACCCGGCCAAGGTGAAATCCCTGCGCTCGGGGCTGGAGGGATACCAGTATTACGACATCGCACTGGAGCTGGTTGAGACGGATGGCGTGCGGCGCAAGTTCATGCATCTCGATTACGTCTATTCCTCGACCTGCCCCTGCTCACTGGAACTGAGCGAGCATGCCCGCCAGACGCGCGGACAACTGGCAACGCCGCATTCGCAACGCTCGGTCGCGCGGATCTCGGTGGAGGTAACTGAGGGCGAGGTCTTGTGGTTCGAGGACCTGATCGAGCATGCCCGCGCCGCCGTGCCCACAGAGACCCAAGTAATGGTCAAGCGCGAGGACGAGCAGGCCTTTGCCGAGTTGAACGCGGCCAACCCGATCTTTGTCGAGGACGCAGCACGGCTCTTTTGCGAGCGTTTGTTGTCAGACGCGCGGATCGGAGATTTCCGCGTGATCGCCAGCCATCAAGAGAGCCTGCACAGCCATGATGCGGTCAGTATTCTTGTGGAGGGTGACACGTTCTCCGCGCAGAGCATTGATCCCAAGCTCTTTGGCACACTGATCCATGTCGGTTGA
- a CDS encoding dihydrodipicolinate synthase family protein translates to MQDRFTGVMTPLLTPYNDDFSIAEDLYLDHASACLAGGAHYLSPFGTTSEATSHSVAERMRMAELLISTGTARPDQLMPGTGLCNLSETVQLSRHAVELGCAAVMTLPPFFFVAAPDEGMYRYFSTLIERVGSDTLKICLYNIPQNTGIGISPALAARLNEAFPEVVAAYKDSSGDWDNTEAVIRAAPGISVFPGSESMMLRAMALGGGGCISASCNSNVMGIRAMYDLARAGDIAGAEALLPQIDAHRAAVQGGGLIPGLKALKAHQTGDARWLNLRPPLLPATLDMAGPLAETILEA, encoded by the coding sequence ATGCAGGACCGTTTCACCGGGGTGATGACCCCCCTTCTCACACCCTATAACGATGATTTCAGTATCGCGGAGGACCTTTACCTCGATCACGCTTCGGCCTGTCTGGCAGGTGGTGCGCATTACCTTTCGCCCTTTGGGACAACCAGCGAAGCAACCAGCCATTCCGTGGCCGAGCGGATGCGGATGGCTGAGCTTTTGATCTCAACCGGCACCGCGCGCCCCGATCAGCTTATGCCGGGCACGGGGCTCTGCAATCTGTCTGAGACGGTGCAATTATCGCGTCATGCGGTCGAGCTTGGCTGCGCCGCAGTGATGACCTTGCCGCCATTTTTCTTCGTCGCAGCGCCTGATGAGGGGATGTATCGCTATTTCAGCACGCTGATTGAGCGCGTAGGCAGCGATACGCTGAAGATCTGCCTCTATAACATTCCACAAAATACCGGAATCGGCATATCTCCAGCGCTCGCCGCGCGCCTCAATGAGGCGTTTCCCGAGGTCGTCGCGGCCTACAAGGACAGCTCGGGTGACTGGGACAATACCGAGGCCGTGATCCGCGCGGCCCCCGGCATTTCGGTCTTTCCGGGGTCCGAGAGCATGATGTTGCGCGCAATGGCTCTGGGTGGCGGCGGGTGCATCTCGGCCAGCTGCAATTCCAACGTGATGGGTATCCGGGCGATGTATGACCTCGCCCGTGCGGGCGACATCGCGGGGGCCGAAGCGCTATTGCCGCAGATCGACGCACACCGCGCGGCGGTGCAGGGCGGCGGGCTTATCCCCGGCCTCAAGGCGCTGAAAGCGCACCAGACCGGCGATGCGCGCTGGCTTAACCTGCGCCCACCACTTTTGCCCGCCACGCTTGACATGGCCGGGCCACTGGCCGAGACGATACTGGAAGCCTAA